Proteins encoded together in one Pontiella desulfatans window:
- the kduI gene encoding 5-dehydro-4-deoxy-D-glucuronate isomerase, translating to MDVRYTVGKNEYKRMTTDELREAFLVNLFETGTINLLYCEVERSIVGAAVPTVGSLKLEAGKELASDYFCQRREVGVLNIGGNGTVTVDGTEYTMENLDGLYIGRGSKEIVFDSVSGEEPARFYLISYPAHAEYPTTQAKKADANALELGSVEDANKRTIYQYIHENGIKSCQLVMGFTALEPGSVWNTMPCHTHERRTEVYMYFGLDEASKVFHMMGPGEETRHIVVGNEQAVISPMWSIHSGCGTKAYTFCWGMGGENQRFDDMDHIAIGDLK from the coding sequence ATGGACGTACGATACACTGTTGGAAAAAACGAATATAAGCGGATGACCACCGATGAGCTGCGCGAAGCGTTTCTGGTTAACCTCTTTGAAACCGGAACGATCAACCTGCTCTATTGCGAAGTGGAGCGTTCCATTGTTGGCGCCGCGGTTCCAACCGTTGGAAGCCTGAAGCTGGAGGCCGGCAAGGAACTCGCTTCCGACTATTTCTGCCAGCGCCGGGAAGTGGGCGTGCTGAACATTGGCGGCAACGGAACGGTGACGGTCGATGGAACCGAATATACCATGGAAAACCTCGATGGCCTCTACATCGGCCGGGGATCGAAGGAAATTGTGTTCGATAGCGTCAGCGGCGAAGAGCCGGCGCGCTTCTACCTGATCTCCTATCCGGCGCATGCCGAGTATCCGACCACGCAGGCGAAGAAGGCCGATGCCAATGCGCTCGAGCTCGGTTCGGTGGAAGATGCCAACAAGCGCACCATCTACCAGTACATCCACGAGAACGGCATCAAGAGCTGCCAGTTGGTGATGGGCTTCACGGCGCTGGAGCCGGGGTCGGTCTGGAACACCATGCCATGCCACACGCACGAACGCCGCACCGAGGTCTATATGTATTTCGGACTCGACGAAGCATCGAAGGTGTTCCATATGATGGGGCCGGGTGAAGAGACGCGCCATATTGTGGTCGGCAACGAACAGGCGGTGATTTCGCCGATGTGGTCGATCCACTCCGGTTGCGGCACGAAGGCTTATACCTTCTGCTGGGGCATGGGCGGCGAAAACCAGCGCTTTGATGATATGGATCATATTGCCATTGGGGATTTGAAGTAG
- a CDS encoding DUF4861 family protein — protein sequence MKTKILIPLVALLGVVFAACAETPKPATFCRFVPERADDFAWENDKIAFRAYGPALKEKGEDSGFDCWLKRVDYPIVNKWYKENTEGKSYHKDHGEGYDPYKVGSSRGCGGLALWIDGKMEISNVFTDSKVIKCTPEESVFVLSYEYKVGGDTYTEEKEISIKLGDRLFKSTSTFKKNGKIAADLPIAIGLVRHHKTDLVSKDLEKGWMAIWEPMDDSELGTGVVIDPKRIADFQLLETGKTLEDHALIITKTDAAGQLEYYAGYGWKKAGEIKTSKEWNTYLTDFSKGL from the coding sequence ATGAAAACTAAAATCCTTATTCCGTTGGTGGCGCTGCTGGGGGTTGTGTTTGCCGCATGCGCCGAGACCCCGAAACCTGCAACCTTCTGCCGCTTTGTTCCGGAGCGCGCGGACGACTTCGCGTGGGAGAACGACAAGATCGCCTTCCGCGCCTATGGCCCGGCGCTGAAAGAAAAGGGCGAGGACAGTGGGTTCGACTGCTGGCTCAAGCGCGTTGATTATCCGATCGTCAACAAGTGGTATAAGGAAAACACCGAGGGCAAGTCCTACCACAAGGATCATGGCGAAGGATACGATCCCTACAAGGTGGGCTCCTCCCGCGGCTGTGGCGGGCTCGCGCTTTGGATCGACGGAAAAATGGAAATCTCCAATGTTTTCACCGATTCAAAGGTCATCAAGTGCACCCCGGAAGAATCCGTCTTTGTGCTGAGCTATGAATACAAGGTCGGCGGCGACACCTACACCGAAGAGAAGGAAATCTCCATCAAGCTGGGCGATCGCCTGTTTAAATCCACCTCCACCTTTAAGAAGAACGGCAAGATTGCGGCAGACCTTCCGATTGCCATCGGGCTGGTGCGGCATCATAAAACGGATCTGGTTTCCAAGGATCTGGAAAAAGGGTGGATGGCCATCTGGGAACCGATGGATGATTCGGAGCTGGGAACGGGCGTGGTGATTGATCCGAAGCGGATCGCAGACTTCCAGCTTTTGGAAACCGGCAAGACGCTCGAAGACCATGCGCTCATCATCACCAAAACCGACGCCGCCGGGCAGCTGGAGTATTATGCTGGCTACGGCTGGAAAAAGGCCGGCGAAATCAAAACGTCCAAGGAGTGGAACACGTACCTGACTGACTTTTCAAAGGGGCTGTAG
- a CDS encoding glycoside hydrolase family 88 protein: protein MMKCYVMMILSAAVAGSCFAVEKPTPGDVKAVTKKVADWQMETFEDQVKYRAVASDKREKLERARKDPEFKPDWYTLTFAKKWHDLEWHNAALYAGMNEWRKVADDGQAYTDWLSMIGERNDWQPHNRKYNADDHAVGHFYLALYQDSPDPKKIAPMRARFDEILASPKTGSLEMKKGTDAHTRWGWCDALFMAPPVWARMARITGERKYLDFMDQEYHATYDLLWSKEHHLFFRDSRYFVKNEANGEKVFWSRGNGWVFSGLALMIPDLPADWEGRRFYIETFKQMAETLRNTQRDGGTWSMGLLGDPKDYPIPETSGTSFFTHGLAWGINNGLLDRATYEPVVLKAWAALTACVQDDGLLGHVQPVGAAPGESYPDKSEVYGVGAFLAAGTEVYKMVSGGRPTPKQVAQLTKKVADWQIETFEDQLQYRAQSAGTKKSIARYHANPDDPKYDSEWGVRRTANKWHDLEWHNGALFAGMNQWRKVSGDPDAEAFLMKIGKRNDWKLFKRPYNADDHTVGQFYLSLYEETKDPVMLKPTQEQFDWILANPKTGTLEWKAKPTDAHNRWGWCDALFMAPPVWARLAKVTGEKKYLDFMDQEYHATYDLLWDKDDHFFWRDSSYFKKREANGRKLYWARGNGWVFGGLALMIPDLPEEWEGRPFYIDLYKQMAKSLKNCQREDGTWSMGLLGGAEAYPNKETSGTSFYTFGMAWGINNGLLDRATYEPVVLKAWNALTACVTPEGMLAWVQPVGAAPGESFGDKTEVYGIGAFLAAGSEVFKLVGGEVPAFAKATAGKQASGKKSGNQLTTFMKDTGWCWYEDPRAIIHNGKLVVGGISGKNGDAKVGVYDLKADQLLGSTVLYPKFERDDHDSPVFHVRPDGSLLTVYAKHGKEKIHHYHISDPKDYLKWGARKEFHHTYEDKRGATYMNLYTMKDEGLLYCFFRDGQNFNPAFITSSDNGETWGNYTHFITHDIGSRQRPYARYHQVDENTVGISFTDAHPRQYGNSLYYAEFRNGTFYNVDGTTIKELSDGPLVTVQAEKVYKGSEIKEWKGNNHSVSNAAWTVAIEKDAQGNPHIGYTVYHTHDDHHYRIASWDGTKWNDRQIAFGGTCLYPRESSYTGLLAFDPTDPTRVYISTDVDPKTGKSLGGVHEIYAAKIGANDDVGSIEWKQLTFDSTHRNIRPIVVAGGGHKVLMWLGGAPWRNFCDYETDAIGMILERP from the coding sequence ATGATGAAGTGTTATGTGATGATGATTCTTTCAGCTGCCGTGGCGGGCAGCTGCTTTGCAGTGGAAAAACCAACGCCGGGCGACGTGAAGGCGGTCACGAAAAAGGTCGCCGATTGGCAGATGGAAACCTTCGAGGATCAGGTGAAGTATCGCGCCGTGGCTTCCGATAAACGGGAGAAGCTCGAGCGGGCCAGGAAGGATCCGGAATTCAAACCGGATTGGTATACGCTAACCTTTGCGAAAAAATGGCACGACCTGGAATGGCACAACGCCGCGCTTTATGCGGGCATGAACGAATGGCGGAAGGTCGCGGACGATGGCCAGGCCTACACGGATTGGCTGAGCATGATCGGCGAGCGCAACGACTGGCAGCCGCATAATCGTAAATACAATGCGGATGACCACGCGGTCGGGCACTTCTATCTTGCGCTTTACCAGGATTCGCCCGATCCGAAAAAGATTGCGCCGATGCGGGCGCGTTTCGATGAGATTTTGGCAAGCCCGAAAACCGGGTCGTTGGAAATGAAGAAGGGAACGGATGCCCATACCCGTTGGGGCTGGTGCGATGCGCTCTTCATGGCGCCGCCGGTTTGGGCGCGCATGGCCAGGATCACAGGCGAAAGGAAATACCTCGATTTCATGGATCAGGAATACCATGCCACCTACGACCTGCTGTGGAGCAAGGAGCATCATCTCTTTTTCCGCGACTCCCGGTATTTCGTGAAAAACGAAGCCAATGGAGAAAAGGTTTTCTGGTCGCGCGGCAACGGCTGGGTCTTTTCCGGCCTGGCGTTGATGATCCCCGACCTGCCCGCTGATTGGGAGGGCCGGCGGTTCTACATCGAAACGTTCAAGCAGATGGCGGAAACGCTGAGGAACACCCAGCGCGATGGCGGCACTTGGTCGATGGGGCTGCTGGGCGATCCTAAGGATTATCCGATTCCCGAAACCAGCGGCACGTCGTTCTTCACGCACGGGCTGGCGTGGGGCATCAACAACGGTTTGCTGGATCGGGCAACCTACGAGCCGGTGGTGCTCAAGGCCTGGGCGGCGCTTACGGCGTGTGTTCAAGACGATGGTTTGCTGGGTCACGTCCAGCCGGTCGGCGCGGCACCGGGCGAGTCCTATCCCGACAAGTCGGAGGTCTATGGCGTGGGGGCCTTCCTTGCGGCCGGGACCGAGGTTTATAAAATGGTGAGCGGCGGACGGCCGACGCCGAAGCAGGTGGCGCAGCTGACGAAGAAGGTGGCCGATTGGCAGATTGAAACGTTTGAAGACCAGCTCCAGTATCGCGCGCAGAGCGCCGGTACGAAAAAGTCGATTGCCAGGTACCATGCCAATCCAGACGATCCCAAATATGATTCCGAGTGGGGCGTTAGGCGGACGGCCAACAAATGGCACGACCTCGAATGGCACAACGGCGCGCTCTTTGCCGGAATGAACCAATGGCGCAAGGTTTCGGGCGATCCCGACGCGGAGGCCTTCCTGATGAAGATCGGGAAACGCAACGACTGGAAGCTGTTCAAGCGCCCGTACAATGCCGACGACCACACGGTCGGGCAATTTTATCTTTCCCTCTATGAAGAGACGAAAGATCCAGTGATGCTGAAACCGACCCAGGAGCAATTTGACTGGATCCTCGCCAATCCGAAAACCGGGACGTTGGAATGGAAGGCGAAGCCGACGGATGCGCATAACCGCTGGGGCTGGTGCGATGCGCTCTTCATGGCGCCGCCGGTCTGGGCGCGCTTGGCCAAGGTGACGGGCGAGAAAAAATACCTCGATTTCATGGATCAGGAATACCATGCCACCTACGACCTGCTGTGGGACAAGGACGACCATTTCTTCTGGCGCGACTCCTCCTATTTCAAGAAACGCGAGGCGAACGGGCGCAAGCTTTACTGGGCGCGCGGAAACGGTTGGGTGTTTGGAGGCCTGGCCTTGATGATTCCCGACCTGCCGGAGGAGTGGGAAGGGCGGCCGTTCTACATCGACCTCTACAAGCAAATGGCAAAGAGCCTGAAGAACTGCCAGCGCGAGGACGGAACCTGGAGCATGGGACTGCTCGGCGGTGCCGAAGCCTATCCGAACAAGGAGACCAGCGGTACGTCGTTCTATACCTTTGGCATGGCGTGGGGCATCAACAACGGGTTGCTCGATCGCGCCACCTATGAGCCGGTGGTGCTCAAGGCGTGGAATGCCTTGACCGCGTGCGTGACACCCGAGGGCATGCTGGCCTGGGTGCAACCGGTCGGGGCGGCGCCGGGCGAGTCGTTCGGCGACAAGACCGAGGTGTATGGCATCGGCGCATTCCTTGCCGCCGGTTCCGAGGTCTTCAAGTTGGTGGGAGGCGAGGTTCCCGCCTTCGCCAAGGCTACGGCGGGCAAGCAGGCCTCTGGAAAAAAGTCAGGTAATCAGCTGACCACCTTCATGAAGGATACCGGCTGGTGCTGGTACGAGGATCCGCGGGCGATCATCCATAACGGCAAGCTGGTGGTCGGCGGCATCAGTGGGAAGAACGGGGATGCCAAGGTTGGCGTTTATGATCTGAAGGCCGACCAGCTTCTTGGTTCAACCGTGCTCTATCCCAAGTTCGAGCGCGACGACCACGATTCCCCGGTGTTCCATGTCCGTCCCGACGGCAGCCTGCTGACGGTCTATGCCAAGCACGGGAAGGAAAAGATCCACCACTACCACATTTCCGATCCGAAGGATTATCTGAAGTGGGGCGCGCGCAAGGAATTTCATCATACCTACGAAGATAAGCGCGGTGCGACCTATATGAACCTCTACACCATGAAGGACGAAGGGCTGCTCTACTGCTTCTTCCGCGATGGCCAGAACTTCAATCCGGCCTTCATCACGTCGTCGGACAACGGGGAGACGTGGGGGAACTACACGCACTTCATCACGCACGACATCGGAAGCCGCCAGCGTCCGTATGCCCGTTACCACCAGGTGGATGAAAACACGGTCGGCATTTCGTTCACCGACGCCCATCCGCGCCAGTACGGCAACAGCCTGTACTATGCGGAGTTCCGGAACGGGACCTTTTATAACGTCGATGGCACAACGATCAAGGAGCTGTCGGATGGCCCGCTCGTAACCGTTCAGGCGGAGAAGGTTTATAAAGGCAGCGAGATCAAGGAATGGAAGGGCAACAACCACAGTGTTTCCAATGCGGCCTGGACGGTTGCAATTGAAAAGGATGCGCAAGGGAACCCGCACATCGGCTACACCGTCTACCACACGCACGACGACCACCACTACCGCATCGCCTCCTGGGATGGCACAAAGTGGAACGACCGCCAAATCGCCTTTGGCGGCACCTGCCTCTATCCCCGGGAGAGCAGCTACACGGGCCTCCTGGCTTTTGATCCGACCGACCCGACCAGGGTCTACATCTCCACGGACGTCGATCCAAAGACCGGCAAGAGCCTCGGAGGTGTCCACGAAATCTATGCCGCGAAAATCGGAGCCAACGACGATGTGGGCTCCATTGAGTGGAAGCAGCTGACCTTCGATTCCACGCATAGGAACATCCGCCCGATCGTCGTGGCCGGCGGAGGCCATAAGGTGCTGATGTGGCTCGGCGGTGCGCCGTGGAGAAACTTCTGCGACTATGAAACCGATGCCATAGGCATGATCCTCGAGCGCCCCTGA
- a CDS encoding TRAP transporter small permease — MLKFKKWMTSALNFVLIIVVALLVVDVVWGVFSRHVLGEQTKWTEELARFLLVWVSLLGGAVAFGTKGHLGVDYFVGKFHPETQRLMAIVSHLVVLFFAAAIFVYGGGRVVADALTMEQTTPALGWKMGYVYLALPIAGVFMIIYTIENLVETLVTPVGEGE, encoded by the coding sequence TTGCTGAAATTTAAAAAGTGGATGACCTCCGCGCTCAACTTCGTATTGATTATTGTCGTTGCGTTGTTGGTCGTTGATGTGGTCTGGGGCGTGTTCTCCCGCCACGTGCTGGGGGAACAGACCAAGTGGACGGAAGAGCTTGCGCGCTTTCTGCTCGTCTGGGTTTCGCTGCTCGGCGGTGCCGTCGCCTTCGGAACCAAGGGGCATCTCGGGGTCGATTATTTTGTCGGAAAATTCCATCCGGAAACCCAGCGGCTCATGGCCATCGTTTCGCACTTGGTGGTGCTCTTCTTCGCCGCGGCCATCTTTGTGTATGGAGGAGGCCGTGTCGTGGCCGACGCGCTAACCATGGAGCAGACCACGCCCGCGCTGGGTTGGAAAATGGGGTATGTCTATCTGGCGCTGCCCATTGCCGGGGTTTTCATGATCATCTACACCATTGAAAACCTCGTTGAGACGCTGGTGACACCGGTTGGGGAGGGTGAATAA
- a CDS encoding TRAP transporter substrate-binding protein: MNKATSMFVGGILVGAMLATAGFSVYLRGQQARGGRQGQMVLKLGHGLDTGHPVHKAMEFMKQRIEELSGGSVTVDIYPSSVLGSETQCIEQLQNGALAMTKTSAAAMENFIPAMSVYGLPYVFRDSEHYWSVLNGEIGRGMLQQGESKFLRGLCYYDGGSRNFYTKEKPIRTPEDLKGLKIRVMNSKTAMDMVKAMGGAPTPIAWGELYSALAQGTVDGAENNPPSFTSNKHYEVCKHFTLDGHTRIPDMLLISSKVWEKLDPQVQAWVQQAADESSEFQRELWKKETVVALEKAKEEGVEVYEVDTAAFAARVAPMLAEIPNPEVRALLKQISEVK, translated from the coding sequence ATGAATAAAGCGACATCCATGTTTGTGGGGGGAATCCTGGTAGGGGCCATGTTGGCGACCGCCGGATTTTCAGTGTATTTGCGTGGCCAGCAGGCGAGGGGCGGCCGCCAGGGCCAGATGGTCTTGAAGCTGGGGCATGGGCTGGATACCGGACATCCGGTGCATAAGGCCATGGAGTTTATGAAACAACGGATTGAAGAGCTTTCCGGTGGATCGGTCACGGTCGATATCTATCCGAGCTCGGTGCTCGGCTCCGAAACGCAGTGCATCGAGCAACTGCAAAACGGCGCACTGGCCATGACGAAAACCTCGGCCGCCGCCATGGAAAATTTCATCCCCGCAATGTCCGTCTACGGGCTTCCCTATGTGTTCCGGGATTCGGAGCACTATTGGAGCGTGCTCAACGGCGAAATTGGCCGGGGTATGTTGCAGCAGGGCGAATCCAAATTCCTTCGCGGACTTTGCTATTACGATGGCGGAAGCCGGAACTTCTACACCAAGGAAAAGCCGATCCGCACGCCGGAGGATCTCAAGGGGCTTAAGATCCGCGTCATGAATTCCAAGACCGCCATGGATATGGTCAAGGCCATGGGCGGGGCGCCGACGCCGATCGCGTGGGGCGAGCTCTATTCCGCCCTTGCGCAGGGCACCGTGGATGGCGCGGAAAACAATCCGCCCAGCTTTACCTCCAACAAGCACTACGAGGTGTGCAAGCACTTCACGCTCGACGGGCACACCCGCATTCCCGACATGCTGTTGATCAGTTCCAAGGTATGGGAAAAACTCGACCCGCAGGTGCAGGCCTGGGTGCAGCAGGCCGCCGACGAGTCCTCGGAGTTCCAGCGCGAGCTGTGGAAAAAGGAAACGGTGGTTGCTCTGGAAAAGGCAAAGGAAGAGGGCGTCGAGGTTTACGAAGTGGACACCGCCGCCTTTGCCGCCCGGGTTGCGCCGATGCTTGCGGAAATCCCAAATCCTGAAGTCCGCGCACTGCTGAAACAGATTTCCGAGGTCAAGTAA
- a CDS encoding IclR family transcriptional regulator: protein MNKYHIPNLGKACEVQELISNTPGGCLLKDISAKLDIPRTTALRITQTLLGAGFLAASEDGKLTLGTTLVQIGVKALDNLDIRGFARPALQALSADTGESSHLAMLNGDKSMLVEVADSPHPVRIASRPGTLVELHCSSTGKVFLAFSIPEPGTFCQTLEFTPHTPNTDTTVEAVLASIEQTRKQGYAMDEEEYVLGVRCIAAPVTNAFGKTIAAVGITASTSTFTKAKISTMATKIKDAAAEISANMGFEH, encoded by the coding sequence ATGAACAAATACCACATCCCCAACCTTGGGAAGGCGTGCGAGGTGCAGGAGCTCATCTCCAATACGCCCGGCGGATGCTTGTTGAAGGACATTTCGGCCAAACTGGATATCCCCCGAACGACCGCGCTCCGCATTACCCAAACCCTGCTGGGAGCCGGCTTTCTTGCAGCAAGCGAAGATGGAAAGCTGACGCTCGGAACCACGCTGGTGCAGATTGGCGTGAAGGCGCTCGACAACCTCGATATCCGCGGATTCGCCCGCCCCGCGCTCCAGGCGCTCTCGGCCGACACAGGCGAATCGTCGCACCTCGCCATGCTCAATGGCGACAAATCGATGCTCGTCGAAGTGGCCGACAGTCCCCACCCCGTTCGCATCGCCTCGCGCCCCGGCACCCTGGTGGAGTTGCACTGTTCCTCCACCGGCAAGGTTTTCCTGGCCTTCAGCATTCCCGAGCCGGGAACGTTTTGCCAGACGCTCGAGTTTACCCCGCACACCCCAAACACGGACACCACGGTGGAAGCCGTGCTAGCCAGCATCGAACAAACCCGCAAACAGGGTTATGCCATGGACGAAGAGGAATATGTCCTCGGCGTACGCTGTATTGCCGCGCCCGTCACGAACGCCTTTGGCAAAACCATCGCCGCCGTCGGCATCACCGCCTCCACCAGCACCTTCACCAAGGCAAAGATTTCCACCATGGCCACCAAGATCAAGGATGCGGCGGCCGAAATTTCCGCAAACATGGGCTTCGAGCACTAG
- a CDS encoding glycoside hydrolase family 88 protein — MAKTSVEAQPYSKLDEYAFRSETIESTIRSAAEYQLGLYGKNIPTKNWLVGTFFSSFVAASEQTGDAWYLQQALKWSDASEWDINNEFHADDVCPGQTYLDIWFLKGGDEKMANLKAKLEPLLDRDVIKPGELHDWEKKDKPFIGRNIWSWCDALYMAPPVYARMGKATGDARYYAQLHKLYWDSVDFLYDRDEQLFYRNSKAQTEKLKTPNGKQVFWGRGNGWVIGGLARLIPYLAEDDPMRPKYIELFNDLAYSLAKYQGGDGLWRPCVNDPEWHQMKETTGSAFFVYALAKGVNEGWLPRKYFEPVVMRGWCGLVDCVSPEGRLGWCQLVAGSPHEARAEDTKDYGVGAFILAGVEMLKFQPLEKMQAEILRPFKPRSVADDGAWTWYNDERVVFHNGVFYASYVKSDGKTALTAFGLEKMPSAHARKEMVLSSREQKDDHNNAAFLPLKDGRLLACYGTHNMTKSFYQRKLTLSQWKEAKASDEQSFEVVETKRGLSYQNLHRVEDENGRIYNFFRGNNFNPHFVFSDDEAESWSKPIQLIRIGQGNDRPYIKYASNGRNRIDLLYTDGHPRICTQNNVYHMFYSDGAFRRSDGSVIRTLEELKADPMTPEEGTLVFDGSTPNGRGWVWDLEYDSKGQPFGAFISSPSGQMGTDMRYWTARFSDGRWTCEQIAFAGSNLYPKEQHYAGGIALHPENDQEIIIAADVFPDSGKPLPKRVYQLFKGSKTSRGWTWEQLTHDPVNNHLRPVIVRGKENALFWFAGEYRRYQEYDCEIMMSMEF; from the coding sequence GTGGCTAAAACCTCTGTAGAGGCGCAGCCATATTCGAAGCTGGACGAATATGCGTTCCGGTCGGAGACGATTGAATCGACGATCCGCTCAGCGGCGGAGTATCAGCTGGGGTTGTACGGGAAAAACATCCCGACGAAAAACTGGCTGGTTGGAACGTTTTTCTCGTCGTTTGTGGCAGCCTCTGAACAGACCGGAGATGCATGGTATCTGCAGCAAGCGCTGAAGTGGAGCGACGCTTCGGAGTGGGATATCAATAATGAGTTTCATGCCGACGATGTCTGCCCGGGGCAGACCTATCTCGATATCTGGTTCCTGAAGGGCGGCGATGAAAAGATGGCCAACCTGAAGGCGAAGCTCGAGCCGCTGCTGGATCGTGACGTGATCAAGCCGGGCGAGCTTCATGATTGGGAGAAGAAGGACAAGCCGTTCATCGGTCGCAACATCTGGAGCTGGTGCGATGCGCTCTACATGGCGCCGCCGGTCTATGCCCGCATGGGCAAGGCAACGGGCGATGCCCGTTACTACGCTCAGCTGCATAAACTCTACTGGGACTCGGTCGACTTCCTCTACGATCGGGATGAGCAGCTCTTTTATCGCAACAGCAAGGCGCAGACCGAAAAACTCAAAACGCCCAACGGAAAACAGGTGTTCTGGGGCCGTGGCAACGGCTGGGTGATCGGCGGACTGGCGAGGTTGATTCCCTATTTGGCCGAAGACGATCCGATGCGGCCAAAGTATATCGAACTGTTTAACGACCTCGCATACAGCCTCGCGAAGTACCAAGGCGGGGACGGCCTCTGGCGCCCGTGCGTCAACGATCCGGAGTGGCACCAGATGAAGGAGACGACCGGCTCCGCGTTCTTTGTCTATGCCCTGGCCAAGGGCGTGAACGAAGGCTGGCTGCCGCGCAAATATTTTGAGCCGGTAGTGATGCGTGGCTGGTGCGGTCTGGTGGACTGCGTGTCGCCGGAAGGCCGGTTGGGCTGGTGCCAGTTGGTGGCCGGGTCGCCCCACGAGGCGCGAGCCGAGGATACGAAGGATTATGGCGTCGGTGCCTTCATCCTGGCCGGAGTGGAAATGCTGAAGTTCCAACCCTTGGAAAAGATGCAGGCGGAGATCCTCAGGCCGTTTAAGCCGCGCTCCGTGGCCGACGACGGCGCATGGACGTGGTATAACGACGAGCGCGTGGTGTTCCACAACGGGGTCTTCTATGCGAGCTATGTGAAGAGCGATGGAAAGACCGCGCTGACCGCATTCGGCCTGGAAAAGATGCCCAGCGCCCATGCCCGTAAGGAGATGGTGCTCAGCTCGAGGGAACAAAAGGACGACCACAACAATGCCGCATTCCTCCCGCTGAAGGATGGGCGTCTGCTGGCCTGCTACGGCACGCACAACATGACCAAGTCGTTCTATCAACGCAAACTGACGCTCTCGCAGTGGAAGGAAGCCAAGGCCAGCGATGAGCAAAGCTTCGAGGTGGTGGAAACCAAACGGGGCTTGAGCTATCAGAATCTGCATCGGGTGGAGGATGAGAACGGCCGGATCTACAACTTTTTCCGGGGCAACAATTTTAATCCGCACTTTGTTTTTTCCGACGACGAAGCGGAATCGTGGAGCAAGCCCATCCAGTTGATTCGCATCGGGCAGGGGAACGACCGGCCTTACATCAAGTATGCTTCGAACGGCCGCAACCGCATCGATCTTCTTTACACCGACGGCCATCCACGCATTTGCACGCAGAACAATGTGTATCACATGTTCTATTCCGATGGCGCCTTCCGCCGGTCGGACGGTTCGGTTATCCGGACATTGGAAGAGCTGAAGGCCGATCCCATGACGCCGGAGGAGGGGACGCTGGTGTTCGACGGCTCGACCCCGAACGGCCGCGGCTGGGTGTGGGATCTGGAATATGATTCCAAAGGACAACCGTTCGGTGCGTTTATCTCATCGCCCAGCGGGCAGATGGGCACGGACATGCGCTACTGGACGGCCCGTTTTTCGGATGGCCGGTGGACGTGCGAACAGATCGCATTTGCCGGAAGCAATCTTTATCCGAAGGAGCAGCACTATGCCGGCGGCATTGCGCTGCATCCGGAAAATGATCAGGAGATCATCATTGCGGCCGATGTTTTTCCAGACTCTGGAAAACCGTTGCCGAAGCGGGTCTATCAGTTGTTCAAAGGCTCGAAAACTTCCAGGGGTTGGACGTGGGAACAGCTGACGCACGACCCGGTGAACAACCACCTGCGCCCCGTGATTGTGCGCGGCAAGGAAAACGCCCTCTTCTGGTTTGCGGGTGAATACAGGCGCTACCAGGAATATGATTGTGAAATCATGATGAGCATGGAGTTTTAA
- a CDS encoding thioredoxin family protein produces MKKWLMVIAAVAISAGAFAADGWMTDFEKAKELAKEQKRHILIDFSGSDWCGWCIKLDKEVFSKQAFKDYAKDNLVLVLADFPRDKSKQSSALQKQNEELSKKFGVRGFPTVFILGPDGETVAKTGYQAGGPEAYVTHVKKLIADVKPEK; encoded by the coding sequence ATGAAGAAATGGTTGATGGTAATAGCGGCGGTGGCAATCAGCGCCGGGGCGTTTGCGGCGGACGGTTGGATGACCGACTTTGAAAAAGCCAAGGAGCTGGCAAAGGAACAAAAACGGCACATCCTGATTGATTTCAGCGGGTCCGACTGGTGCGGATGGTGCATCAAGCTCGATAAGGAGGTCTTCTCGAAGCAGGCTTTCAAGGATTATGCAAAAGACAACCTGGTGCTGGTCTTGGCCGATTTCCCGCGCGACAAGTCCAAGCAAAGCAGCGCCCTCCAGAAGCAGAACGAGGAGCTGTCCAAGAAATTCGGCGTTCGCGGATTCCCGACCGTCTTCATTCTCGGACCCGATGGGGAAACCGTGGCTAAGACCGGATACCAGGCCGGCGGTCCCGAAGCCTACGTCACGCACGTCAAGAAACTCATTGCCGACGTCAAACCGGAAAAGTAG
- a CDS encoding VOC family protein: protein MKIEHFAFQVEEPADVAAWYVEHFGFTVKRSADAPVPVRFLADETGDVMIEIYNNPAVETPDYASMDPLILHLAFICNDIEGAIERLMDAGANLLTMDATPHGDTLAMLRDPWGLAIQLCHRAAPMV, encoded by the coding sequence ATGAAAATCGAACATTTTGCATTTCAGGTTGAGGAACCGGCGGACGTTGCCGCATGGTACGTGGAGCACTTCGGTTTTACGGTTAAGCGTTCAGCGGACGCGCCTGTCCCGGTTCGTTTCCTGGCGGACGAAACGGGCGATGTGATGATCGAAATCTACAACAACCCCGCGGTCGAAACCCCCGACTATGCCTCCATGGATCCGCTGATCCTGCATCTGGCGTTCATCTGCAACGACATCGAGGGGGCCATCGAGCGCCTGATGGATGCAGGCGCAAACCTGCTGACGATGGATGCCACGCCCCATGGCGACACCCTTGCCATGCTGCGCGATCCATGGGGACTGGCCATCCAGCTCTGCCACCGCGCCGCGCCGATGGTGTAG